One window of the Rhipicephalus microplus isolate Deutch F79 chromosome 2, USDA_Rmic, whole genome shotgun sequence genome contains the following:
- the LOC119170170 gene encoding uncharacterized protein LOC119170170 has translation MWWAPLVTASAAWSVVAASSGPFSCPSLELCSCVEERVDCACPLGDEALDLFALFEPDVEYISVRHCGVVHVPPYLVASLSLEEFTLSDIGQLVVRSMAFEKVSAVRTMRIHNVRNLTLEHLALHGLRGTELLEMDNVTAAELLPAALAGFTDVQELAIRDSHLGQVHSMALLFAKGKSFRLSNTLVDQAQNGSFVFDSVSTIEVSNCTFGNVSGAPLSATNATEVIVRDSKFHELRGHGSLLLLGGPNATSVVFENNRIDVVGTGALAQLSSAKNVTFARNVMRTAKEGALPLGPAVKFANNSFLCSCDASWLWRRKTVVGSASVYEAAAVINSSLCVGPPPLDGLNMNEVEPVPANGTCRLMKTSKREARGKVLARLSGVLTASQDSMRARGCWTILAVLVALAMPH, from the exons ATGTGGTGGGCACCGTTGGTGACTGCCTCAGCTGCGTGGAGCGTGGTGGCCGCATCGAGCGGACCGTTCTCGTGTCCGAGTCTGGAACTGTGCAGCTGTGTGGAGGAGCGTGTGGATTGCGCGTGCCCGTTAGGGGACGAGGCTCTCGACTTGTTCGCGTTGTTCGAGCCTGACGTGGAGTACATCAGCGTCAGGCACTGCGGAGTCGTGCACGTGCCGCCGTATCTGGTTGCCAGTCTGTCACTCGAAGAG TTCACGCTGAGCGACATCGGCCAGCTGGTGGTTCGCTCAATGGCCTTCGAGAAGGTGTCCGCGGTGCGCACCATGCGAATTCACAATGTGCGAAACCTCACCCTCGAGCACCTGGCCCTGCACGGACTACGCGGCACCGAATTGCTGGAGATGGACAACGTGACCGCGGCCGAGCTTCTGCCTGCTGCGCTGGCTGGCTTCACAGACGTCCAGGAGCTGGCGATCCGCGACTCGCATCTCGGACAG GTCCACTCCATGGCGCTTCTGTTTGCGAAGGGCAAGTCATTCCGGCTCTCCAACACGTTAGTGGACCAGGCGCAGAACGGCTCCTTCGTGTTCGACTCAGTCAGCACCATCGAGGTGTCAAACTGCACATTCGGTAACGTCAGCGGGGCCCCTCTGTCGGCCACAAACGCGACAGAGGTGATCGTCCGTGACTCCAAGTTCCACGAACTCCGAGGGCACGGGAGCCTGCTTCTGCTTGGAGGCCCCAACGCGACCTCAGTCGTCTTCGAGAACAACCGCATAGACGTCGTTGGGACCGGAGCTCTGGCGCAGCTGTCGTCGGCGAAGAACGTCACGTTTGCCCGAAACGTGATGCGAACCGCGAAAGAAGGCGCCCTACCATTGGGACCGGCCGTGAAATTCGCGAATAACTCTTTCCTGTGCTCGTGCGACGCGTCGTGGCTGTGGAGGCGCAAAACCGTGGTAGGTAGCGCCAGCGTCTACGAAGCAGCCGCGGTGATCAACTCGAGCCTCTGCGTTGGTCCGCCTCCGCTGGACGGACTGAATATGAACGAAGTCGAGCCTGTGCCGGCCAACGGAACCTGCAGGTTGATGAAGACGTCGAAACGCGAGGCACGCGGGAAGGTGCTAGCACGACTCAGCGGCGTGCTCACTGCATCTCAGGATTCAATGCGAGCGCGTGGCTGTTGGACAATTCTGGCCGTCCTCGTGGCACTCGCAATGCCGCATTGA
- the LOC119181147 gene encoding uncharacterized protein LOC119181147 isoform X3, whose amino-acid sequence MPGQYVVVLFPEEDDTSGIILKSWLKGDGCLWPRQTKYVHSLLKAKATPGADWIEVPCTVVREFDTYAEARANLPRVENGSNLDGEAELGKGRRKKNKRSYESEDDEGAPSPPASMIRRRKHKRPRNLENRPLPTQPRSLEHEGYADKAGRQPLQQHRTTGQEGALLTRSNISEVPAFDSSSPAGIRPSQRAPSPRMASPEGQNVYRGSYSNNCRPLDNLEGPPFQQHYSSQQGASWTAPNNCHEPGLGFPSTSSMPAQRAGYNEGQNVIRNSPTSRHTPSNSPSTRSIPFEYVRQLMRISQTILMRLEQLGRQVDAMQQHLFNTTVRLQDETNDDVVLTPVKDIDQFLSLEGRLAADGNIKLKLIQQLAGLGGSTFGAAARRMLELLLSLEVAVQFSWAGQKGKRKFVDLGVTDVICKAVRRNFPETKKNDIECVIKVWLRHAGEKLQKQRLRTSRTHHEECLQSVALSSPSDEDL is encoded by the exons atgccag GTCAATACGTTGTCGTTCTCTTCCCAGAAGAGGATGATACATCTGGGATCATCCTCAAAAGTTGGCTGAAAGGCGACGGCTGCCTGTGGCCTCGACAAACTAAATATGTACATAgtttgttgaaggcgaaagcgaCTCCAGGGGCTGACTGGATAGAAGTGCCTTGCACTGTTGTCCGAGAATTTG ATACATATGCCGAAGCACGGGCAAATCTGCCAAGGGTAGAAAATGGATCCAACTTGGACGGCGAGGCAGAACTTGGgaaaggcagaagaaaaaaaaataagagatccTATGAGTCTGAAGATGATGAAGGGGCACCATCACCTCCAGCTTCAATGATAAGAC GGAGAAAACACAAGCGACCAAGAAATTTAGAGAATCGGCCACTGCCCACCCAGCCACGGTCATTGGAACATGAAG GGTATGCAGACAAGGCAGGGCGGCAACCACTGCAGCAGCATCGCACCACAGGCCAGGAAGGGGCTTTAT TGACTAGATCCAATATCAGTGAAGTGCCTGCGTTCGACTCCAGTTCACCAGCAGGCATTAGGCCATCACAAAGAGCCCCTTCACCGAGAATGGCATCACCTGAGGGTCAAAATGTTTACAGAGGTTCATACAGCAACAACTGCAGACCTCTGG ACAATCTTGAAGGGCCACCATTTCAGCAGCATTACAGCAGTCAGCAAGGGGCTTCAT GGACTGCACCCAATAATTGCCACGAGCCTGGCTTAGGCTTTCCCTCAACATCATCTATGCCTGCTCAGAGAGCAGGATATAATGAGGGGCAAAATGTCATCAGGAATTCTCCTACCAGTAGACACACACCTTCCAATTCCCCTAGCACTAGAAGCATACCTTTTG AATACGTGCGTCAACTCATGCGAATTTCGCAAACTATCCTGATGAGGCTAGAGCAGCTGGGACGACAGGTTGATGCCATGCAGCAGCACCTTTTCAACACAACAGTGAGGCTTCAAGATGAGACAAATGATGATGTGGTTTTGACACCGGTCAAGGATATTGACCAATTTCTAAGTCTTGAGGGGAGACTTGCTGCTGATGGCAACATTAAGCTAAAGCTT ATACAGCAGCTTGCTGGCCTTGGTGGCTCAACTTTTGGGgcagcagccaggaggatgctggAGCTTCTGCTAAGCCTTGAGGTTGCTGTGCAGTTCAGCTGGGCAGGCCAAAAAGGCAAAAGGAAGTTTGTGGATCTAGGTGTCACAGATGTCATTTGCA aggccgtgaggcgaaattttccggaaacaaaaaaaaatgacatcgagtgtgtgattaaagtgtggcttcggcatgctggggaaaagctccagaagcagcgcttaagaacttctcgcactcaccatgagg aatgtcttcaaagtgtcgcgttgtcaagcccatcggatgaagacctctga
- the LOC119181147 gene encoding uncharacterized protein LOC119181147 isoform X2 produces the protein MPGQYVVVLFPEEDDTSGIILKSWLKGDGCLWPRQTKYVHSLLKAKATPGADWIEVPCTVVREFDTYAEARANLPRVENGSNLDGEAELGKGRRKKNKRSYESEDDEGAPSPPASMIRRRKHKRPRNLENRPLPTQPRSLEHEGYADKAGRQPLQQHRTTGQEGALLTRSNISEVPAFDSSSPAGIRPSQRAPSPRMASPEGQNVYRGSYSNNCRPLDNLEGPPFQQHYSSQQGASWTAPNNCHEPGLGFPSTSSMPAQRAGYNEGQNVIRNSPTSRHTPSNSPSTRSIPFGTAHNNTHGSSLGFPSSNRSSPPEYVRQLMRISQTILMRLEQLGRQVDAMQQHLFNTTVRLQDETNDDVVLTPVKDIDQFLSLEGRLAADGNIKLKLIQQLAGLGGSTFGAAARRMLELLLSLEVAVQFSWAGQKGKRKFVDLGVTDVICKAVRRNFPETKKNDIECVIKVWLRHAGEKLQKQRLRTSRTHHEECLQSVALSSPSDEDL, from the exons atgccag GTCAATACGTTGTCGTTCTCTTCCCAGAAGAGGATGATACATCTGGGATCATCCTCAAAAGTTGGCTGAAAGGCGACGGCTGCCTGTGGCCTCGACAAACTAAATATGTACATAgtttgttgaaggcgaaagcgaCTCCAGGGGCTGACTGGATAGAAGTGCCTTGCACTGTTGTCCGAGAATTTG ATACATATGCCGAAGCACGGGCAAATCTGCCAAGGGTAGAAAATGGATCCAACTTGGACGGCGAGGCAGAACTTGGgaaaggcagaagaaaaaaaaataagagatccTATGAGTCTGAAGATGATGAAGGGGCACCATCACCTCCAGCTTCAATGATAAGAC GGAGAAAACACAAGCGACCAAGAAATTTAGAGAATCGGCCACTGCCCACCCAGCCACGGTCATTGGAACATGAAG GGTATGCAGACAAGGCAGGGCGGCAACCACTGCAGCAGCATCGCACCACAGGCCAGGAAGGGGCTTTAT TGACTAGATCCAATATCAGTGAAGTGCCTGCGTTCGACTCCAGTTCACCAGCAGGCATTAGGCCATCACAAAGAGCCCCTTCACCGAGAATGGCATCACCTGAGGGTCAAAATGTTTACAGAGGTTCATACAGCAACAACTGCAGACCTCTGG ACAATCTTGAAGGGCCACCATTTCAGCAGCATTACAGCAGTCAGCAAGGGGCTTCAT GGACTGCACCCAATAATTGCCACGAGCCTGGCTTAGGCTTTCCCTCAACATCATCTATGCCTGCTCAGAGAGCAGGATATAATGAGGGGCAAAATGTCATCAGGAATTCTCCTACCAGTAGACACACACCTTCCAATTCCCCTAGCACTAGAAGCATACCTTTTG GGACTGCACACAATAATACCCATGGGTCTTCATTAGGCTTCCCCTCTAGCAATAGAAGCTCACCTCCTG AATACGTGCGTCAACTCATGCGAATTTCGCAAACTATCCTGATGAGGCTAGAGCAGCTGGGACGACAGGTTGATGCCATGCAGCAGCACCTTTTCAACACAACAGTGAGGCTTCAAGATGAGACAAATGATGATGTGGTTTTGACACCGGTCAAGGATATTGACCAATTTCTAAGTCTTGAGGGGAGACTTGCTGCTGATGGCAACATTAAGCTAAAGCTT ATACAGCAGCTTGCTGGCCTTGGTGGCTCAACTTTTGGGgcagcagccaggaggatgctggAGCTTCTGCTAAGCCTTGAGGTTGCTGTGCAGTTCAGCTGGGCAGGCCAAAAAGGCAAAAGGAAGTTTGTGGATCTAGGTGTCACAGATGTCATTTGCA aggccgtgaggcgaaattttccggaaacaaaaaaaaatgacatcgagtgtgtgattaaagtgtggcttcggcatgctggggaaaagctccagaagcagcgcttaagaacttctcgcactcaccatgagg aatgtcttcaaagtgtcgcgttgtcaagcccatcggatgaagacctctga
- the LOC119181147 gene encoding uncharacterized protein LOC119181147 isoform X1, translating to MPGQYVVVLFPEEDDTSGIILKSWLKGDGCLWPRQTKYVHSLLKAKATPGADWIEVPCTVVREFDTYAEARANLPRVENGSNLDGEAELGKGRRKKNKRSYESEDDEGAPSPPASMIRRRKHKRPRNLENRPLPTQPRSLEHEGYADKAGRQPLQQHRTTGQEGALLTRSNISEVPAFDSSSPAGIRPSQRAPSPRMASPEGQNVYRGSYSNNCRPLDNLEGPPFQQHYSSQQGASWTAPNNCHEPGLGFPSTSSMPAQRAGYNEGQNVIRNSPTSRHTPSNSPSTRSIPFEHADNLERQVLQQHNSSQQGPSWTAHNNTHGSSLGFPSSNRSSPPEYVRQLMRISQTILMRLEQLGRQVDAMQQHLFNTTVRLQDETNDDVVLTPVKDIDQFLSLEGRLAADGNIKLKLIQQLAGLGGSTFGAAARRMLELLLSLEVAVQFSWAGQKGKRKFVDLGVTDVICKAVRRNFPETKKNDIECVIKVWLRHAGEKLQKQRLRTSRTHHEECLQSVALSSPSDEDL from the exons atgccag GTCAATACGTTGTCGTTCTCTTCCCAGAAGAGGATGATACATCTGGGATCATCCTCAAAAGTTGGCTGAAAGGCGACGGCTGCCTGTGGCCTCGACAAACTAAATATGTACATAgtttgttgaaggcgaaagcgaCTCCAGGGGCTGACTGGATAGAAGTGCCTTGCACTGTTGTCCGAGAATTTG ATACATATGCCGAAGCACGGGCAAATCTGCCAAGGGTAGAAAATGGATCCAACTTGGACGGCGAGGCAGAACTTGGgaaaggcagaagaaaaaaaaataagagatccTATGAGTCTGAAGATGATGAAGGGGCACCATCACCTCCAGCTTCAATGATAAGAC GGAGAAAACACAAGCGACCAAGAAATTTAGAGAATCGGCCACTGCCCACCCAGCCACGGTCATTGGAACATGAAG GGTATGCAGACAAGGCAGGGCGGCAACCACTGCAGCAGCATCGCACCACAGGCCAGGAAGGGGCTTTAT TGACTAGATCCAATATCAGTGAAGTGCCTGCGTTCGACTCCAGTTCACCAGCAGGCATTAGGCCATCACAAAGAGCCCCTTCACCGAGAATGGCATCACCTGAGGGTCAAAATGTTTACAGAGGTTCATACAGCAACAACTGCAGACCTCTGG ACAATCTTGAAGGGCCACCATTTCAGCAGCATTACAGCAGTCAGCAAGGGGCTTCAT GGACTGCACCCAATAATTGCCACGAGCCTGGCTTAGGCTTTCCCTCAACATCATCTATGCCTGCTCAGAGAGCAGGATATAATGAGGGGCAAAATGTCATCAGGAATTCTCCTACCAGTAGACACACACCTTCCAATTCCCCTAGCACTAGAAGCATACCTTTTG AGCATGCAGACAACCTTGAAAGGCAAGTGTTGCAGCAACATAACAGTAGTCAGCAAGGCCCTTCAT GGACTGCACACAATAATACCCATGGGTCTTCATTAGGCTTCCCCTCTAGCAATAGAAGCTCACCTCCTG AATACGTGCGTCAACTCATGCGAATTTCGCAAACTATCCTGATGAGGCTAGAGCAGCTGGGACGACAGGTTGATGCCATGCAGCAGCACCTTTTCAACACAACAGTGAGGCTTCAAGATGAGACAAATGATGATGTGGTTTTGACACCGGTCAAGGATATTGACCAATTTCTAAGTCTTGAGGGGAGACTTGCTGCTGATGGCAACATTAAGCTAAAGCTT ATACAGCAGCTTGCTGGCCTTGGTGGCTCAACTTTTGGGgcagcagccaggaggatgctggAGCTTCTGCTAAGCCTTGAGGTTGCTGTGCAGTTCAGCTGGGCAGGCCAAAAAGGCAAAAGGAAGTTTGTGGATCTAGGTGTCACAGATGTCATTTGCA aggccgtgaggcgaaattttccggaaacaaaaaaaaatgacatcgagtgtgtgattaaagtgtggcttcggcatgctggggaaaagctccagaagcagcgcttaagaacttctcgcactcaccatgagg aatgtcttcaaagtgtcgcgttgtcaagcccatcggatgaagacctctga